A genomic region of Catalinimonas niigatensis contains the following coding sequences:
- a CDS encoding SusC/RagA family TonB-linked outer membrane protein, which produces MRIFTIQTRVLLLTLLAFLSFNFAIAQERTVSGTVTAAEEGNLPGVNVLVKGTTTGTVTDVDGNYRITVPSGESVLVFSSIGYTSEEVTVGNQSTINIQLIADIKSLSEVVVVGYGTQERAKVTGAISSVSSKEISELPVPSFDAALQGRAAGVTVTNSGSPGVSPQIRIRGIGTVGNNDPLYVIDGIPAGGLNSINPNDIESLEILKDASAAAIYGSRAANGVVLVTTKKGTAGKTTVNVDSYYGVQNAWKQLDLLNRNQYLDYGRDLQTNAGEPIPQRFGELGELAGVDTDWQDAMFRSAPMQEHNISIGGGSENSRFLVSGGYFQQDGIMLGTGFERLSFRANTDFKVHDRVSIGQTLTIAHTDRLAEPFVGGRSQIEHMIKSVPYLPIYDPSRLGGFRAPDRVDGSDAENPVLNATLRKNNITDLKLLGTAYVDVNIADGLTYKFLLGLDVNYGRNSNFAPQYDAGDFHQNPTADLSDQRSTFVSPLISNQLTYNKSFEKHTFDVTAVAERQTYRFENVTASGENPITSDIEVLNGYVSPNVGGTENESALISYLGRINYDFDGKYLLGASVRFDGGSRFGPDNKWGTFPAFSAGWRVSEESFMDGASFLSDLKLRGSYGESGNWSIGDYRYQATINGNFNYNFNGSLQPASTINALANTDIRWETTKMTNIGFDLGLFEDRFRASFEYFNNVTENMLLGVPIPPSLGYDVAPVANVGTVENSGIEITLGYGQNSGEFRWSIDGNLSFINNELTSLGIGNSIFGPGFEGDPISFTEEGEPIAYFYGWEVEGIFQSNEEAQGAPRQNLPDDLADYDPTSHTAAGDIRFRDLNDDGVIDANDRTNIGHFLPDVAYGLNASADWKGFDLTMFLQGVSGNDILNTNLYDLEGMTRLFNSGTAVLDRWTPQNTDTDVPRAVTSDPNRNSRISTRYIEDGSYLRIKNLTLGYSLPTALLSSFGGGFISNVRIYVSSQNLLTITDYTGYDPEIGVRQGFSDADASLATGVDFGQFPQARTFLAGVQIGF; this is translated from the coding sequence ATGCGTATTTTTACAATTCAAACCAGAGTATTGCTACTGACATTACTAGCTTTTCTCTCCTTTAACTTTGCTATTGCCCAGGAAAGAACCGTTTCCGGTACTGTCACTGCAGCAGAAGAAGGTAATTTGCCTGGTGTTAACGTCCTGGTAAAAGGGACCACTACCGGTACTGTTACAGATGTGGACGGAAATTACCGGATCACAGTGCCCAGCGGTGAAAGTGTGCTGGTGTTTTCTTCTATCGGTTATACTTCTGAGGAAGTCACCGTGGGGAACCAGTCAACCATCAACATTCAATTAATAGCTGATATCAAATCATTAAGTGAAGTGGTGGTAGTAGGGTATGGTACACAAGAAAGAGCCAAAGTAACGGGTGCTATTTCTTCTGTCTCTTCCAAAGAAATCAGCGAATTGCCAGTACCCAGTTTTGACGCGGCTTTACAAGGTAGGGCAGCAGGGGTAACGGTAACCAATTCCGGTTCACCCGGGGTAAGCCCTCAAATCAGGATCAGGGGTATTGGCACAGTAGGAAACAATGATCCCTTGTATGTGATTGACGGAATACCTGCAGGAGGCTTGAACTCAATCAATCCTAATGATATTGAGTCACTTGAAATCCTTAAGGATGCTTCCGCTGCTGCAATTTATGGATCAAGGGCAGCCAATGGCGTAGTGCTGGTCACTACCAAAAAAGGTACTGCCGGTAAGACGACTGTGAACGTAGATTCTTACTATGGGGTACAGAATGCCTGGAAGCAACTGGATTTATTGAACAGAAACCAATACCTGGATTACGGCAGAGACTTGCAAACCAACGCCGGAGAGCCTATCCCCCAGCGCTTTGGCGAACTCGGTGAATTAGCCGGAGTGGATACTGACTGGCAGGATGCCATGTTCCGCTCCGCCCCTATGCAGGAACATAATATTTCTATCGGTGGAGGTTCAGAAAATTCCAGATTCCTGGTGTCGGGAGGCTACTTCCAGCAAGACGGAATCATGCTGGGTACCGGCTTTGAGCGTCTGTCCTTCCGTGCCAACACGGATTTTAAGGTGCATGATCGTGTTAGTATAGGTCAGACACTGACCATCGCACATACTGACCGTCTGGCCGAACCTTTTGTCGGCGGACGTTCACAAATTGAACATATGATCAAAAGTGTGCCTTATCTTCCTATTTATGATCCCAGCAGACTGGGAGGATTTCGCGCACCTGACCGTGTAGATGGTTCAGACGCTGAAAACCCGGTATTGAATGCAACTTTGCGTAAAAACAATATTACAGATCTTAAACTGCTGGGAACTGCCTACGTGGATGTGAATATTGCAGATGGACTTACGTATAAGTTTCTACTGGGGCTGGATGTCAATTATGGCAGGAACAGTAATTTCGCGCCTCAGTATGATGCAGGAGATTTTCACCAGAATCCTACGGCTGACCTTTCTGATCAGCGCTCTACCTTTGTATCTCCTCTGATCTCCAATCAGTTGACGTATAATAAGAGTTTTGAGAAGCATACTTTTGATGTCACTGCGGTGGCAGAACGGCAGACTTATAGATTTGAAAATGTAACCGCTAGTGGAGAAAACCCTATCACAAGTGATATTGAAGTGTTGAATGGTTATGTCAGCCCTAATGTGGGAGGTACTGAAAATGAGTCGGCCCTGATTTCTTATCTTGGTCGTATCAACTATGACTTTGATGGTAAGTACCTGCTAGGGGCTTCTGTTCGTTTTGATGGCGGTTCCCGCTTTGGTCCCGACAACAAATGGGGTACTTTCCCTGCCTTCTCCGCAGGCTGGCGTGTCAGCGAAGAAAGCTTTATGGATGGCGCAAGCTTCCTGAGTGACCTGAAGTTGAGGGGTAGCTATGGAGAATCAGGTAACTGGAGCATAGGTGATTATCGTTACCAGGCGACGATCAATGGTAATTTCAACTACAACTTTAATGGTAGTTTACAGCCCGCCAGCACAATCAATGCGCTGGCAAATACAGATATCCGCTGGGAAACCACTAAAATGACCAACATCGGTTTTGATTTGGGCTTGTTTGAAGACCGCTTTCGGGCAAGCTTTGAGTATTTCAATAACGTAACCGAAAATATGCTCTTAGGCGTGCCTATTCCTCCTTCCTTAGGATATGACGTAGCTCCTGTGGCTAACGTAGGTACGGTAGAAAACAGCGGTATAGAAATTACACTAGGCTATGGACAGAATAGCGGTGAGTTTCGCTGGAGTATTGATGGAAACCTCTCTTTCATCAACAACGAGCTTACCTCACTGGGTATCGGAAATTCCATCTTCGGCCCGGGCTTTGAAGGTGATCCGATTTCTTTTACCGAAGAAGGGGAGCCTATTGCTTATTTTTATGGATGGGAAGTGGAAGGTATTTTTCAGTCCAATGAAGAAGCACAGGGTGCACCAAGGCAAAATTTGCCTGATGATCTGGCAGACTATGATCCTACCTCTCATACCGCAGCAGGTGATATTCGCTTCCGCGATTTGAACGATGATGGTGTGATCGACGCCAACGACCGTACCAATATCGGCCATTTCTTACCGGATGTGGCTTATGGCTTAAATGCCTCAGCCGACTGGAAAGGTTTTGACCTGACCATGTTCCTGCAAGGCGTATCTGGTAACGATATCCTGAATACCAATCTGTATGATCTGGAAGGGATGACACGTCTGTTTAATTCCGGTACCGCAGTGTTGGATCGTTGGACTCCTCAAAATACGGATACCGATGTACCAAGGGCAGTAACATCTGATCCTAACCGGAATTCCAGGATTTCTACCCGTTATATTGAAGACGGCTCTTATTTGCGAATCAAGAATCTTACACTGGGCTATAGTTTGCCTACGGCATTACTAAGCTCCTTTGGTGGCGGCTTTATTTCCAATGTAAGAATTTACGTGTCTTCTCAAAACCTGTTGACCATTACTGATTACACCGGTTATGACCCTGAAATTGGGGTAAGACAGGGCTTCAGTGATGCAGATGCTTCATTGGCTACCGGAGTAGATTTTGGGCAGTTCCCTCAGGCCAGAACTTTCTTGGCAGGAGTGCAAATTGGCTTTTAA
- a CDS encoding CHAT domain-containing protein produces MSFLVIFLLSVSLQTVNVFPDTLPHHAGELIKKAVDFEQNGKADSAAVYYQQAAQLLQEEKSWDESVKAWKKAGDLYFSQRKSPQAIYSFNYLLDTLSIHLTDTLQGELYYKIGLSHARMAQFVDALENMKQACQIRANVLAPYNPELAESYHMLGRIYFTIGNFQQSLNYQQKYLTINQHNYPDDHIEVGDALHFVGLSYSHLLEHDLALQYYFKSMQIVKQADPKYHDALSHIYNNIGLVYGRQKLHEEELSYILKAIDIKKEFGMSISESYHNLGKTYLELGRYSEAREVLQTSLEQKIKEVGAQHVTVSNTLYYLAELQMKRNQYDSVLYYADQALAIRKENYGNYGTYLSTSYTQYANLYQNRKEWDKALNNIQFALGTLVRDYSASSLADNPSPDDDIIDYISLLDIMRQKTEILMQRYAATQQADDLHLAYSSSMAATDMIGYIYRNLNDSESRTYLADNTSKILELALQASYELYQKEDNPQYLETAFQLVERNKAQSLIESITAAQWKQQSGVQDALLEQEQELNTKLAYFEKLLFEEESESEADSVKVDDYKNQIFALHRDQEKLNQAIKEKYPQYYHMMHEQKFISLAQVQEELLQPDELMVEYFQGDSALYCIAISRERASLYQEKPEELPITDMLYGLQQRDYQAYSKAAYQLYTHLLAPILQEYPKEKLIIIPDDQLGYIPFESLLTQAPLAKENYKSLRYLVLDHTISYQYSANLLASIQHTPAGSGEYQRSFAGYAPAFSKQQNPLLATRTATDRQLADELEALPFAEEEVQSIAQILKGEAHIRGYATEKNFKATASDSRIIHLASHMLIDDRNPLYSKLVFSPTEEGQEDGLLHTFELYNMHLKAEMVTLSACNTGVGKLKKGEGIISLARGFMYAGVPNVLMSLWAVSDRSTSELMQSFYQALSEGDSKANALRTAKLAYLEQADANTAAPYYWSGFVLISNNQDVVESKFSVLYFLLPLLALILLGWLFFRQKIARKTT; encoded by the coding sequence GTGAGCTTTCTCGTTATTTTTCTCTTGTCTGTATCATTACAAACTGTCAATGTATTTCCTGATACCCTCCCCCATCATGCTGGAGAACTAATAAAGAAGGCGGTAGATTTTGAGCAAAATGGAAAAGCCGATAGCGCCGCAGTTTATTATCAGCAGGCGGCACAATTACTTCAGGAGGAAAAGAGCTGGGATGAGAGTGTTAAAGCATGGAAAAAAGCAGGCGATCTTTATTTCAGCCAGCGAAAAAGCCCACAGGCAATTTATAGCTTTAACTATTTGCTGGATACGCTTTCTATTCACCTCACTGATACCCTTCAGGGAGAGCTCTATTATAAAATAGGGCTAAGTCATGCCCGCATGGCACAGTTTGTAGATGCCCTGGAAAACATGAAACAAGCCTGCCAGATCAGAGCGAATGTTCTGGCTCCCTACAATCCTGAATTAGCCGAAAGTTACCATATGCTGGGCCGAATCTATTTCACCATAGGCAATTTTCAGCAGTCACTAAACTACCAGCAAAAGTACCTCACCATCAACCAGCATAACTATCCTGATGATCATATAGAAGTTGGGGATGCCTTACATTTCGTGGGTTTATCGTACAGTCATCTACTCGAGCATGATCTTGCCCTGCAATATTATTTTAAGTCTATGCAAATCGTAAAACAAGCTGATCCAAAATATCATGACGCACTTTCCCATATCTATAATAACATTGGATTGGTGTACGGAAGACAGAAATTACATGAGGAAGAGTTATCCTATATTCTGAAAGCGATAGACATCAAAAAGGAATTTGGGATGAGCATTTCAGAAAGTTACCATAACCTGGGCAAAACTTATCTGGAACTGGGACGGTATTCCGAGGCTCGGGAAGTGTTGCAAACTTCCCTAGAGCAAAAAATAAAGGAAGTAGGTGCGCAGCATGTAACGGTATCCAATACATTATACTATCTGGCGGAGCTACAAATGAAACGCAACCAGTATGATTCGGTGCTTTATTATGCCGATCAGGCTTTAGCCATCCGCAAAGAAAACTATGGAAATTATGGCACCTATCTTTCCACATCCTATACCCAATACGCTAACTTGTATCAAAACAGGAAAGAATGGGATAAAGCATTAAACAATATTCAATTTGCTTTAGGAACGCTCGTCAGAGACTATAGTGCAAGCAGTCTGGCTGATAACCCATCACCGGATGATGATATTATAGACTACATCAGCCTGTTGGATATCATGCGTCAAAAAACCGAAATTCTCATGCAACGCTATGCAGCTACGCAGCAGGCAGATGACCTGCATCTGGCCTATAGCAGTAGTATGGCGGCTACGGATATGATTGGTTACATCTACCGTAACCTGAATGATTCTGAATCACGCACCTATCTGGCTGACAATACCAGCAAGATTCTGGAACTGGCTTTGCAGGCTTCTTATGAACTCTATCAAAAAGAAGACAACCCACAGTATCTGGAGACAGCTTTCCAACTGGTAGAAAGGAACAAGGCGCAGTCCCTGATAGAAAGTATCACGGCAGCACAGTGGAAGCAGCAGAGTGGAGTACAAGATGCTTTGCTGGAACAGGAACAAGAGCTGAATACTAAATTAGCCTATTTTGAAAAACTACTCTTTGAAGAAGAAAGTGAATCCGAAGCTGATTCAGTAAAGGTAGATGACTATAAAAATCAGATTTTTGCCCTGCACAGAGATCAGGAAAAGCTCAACCAAGCCATAAAAGAAAAGTATCCTCAGTATTACCATATGATGCATGAGCAGAAGTTTATTTCACTGGCTCAGGTACAAGAGGAACTGCTTCAGCCGGATGAGCTGATGGTAGAATATTTTCAGGGGGACAGTGCATTGTATTGCATCGCCATTAGCCGTGAACGGGCAAGCTTGTACCAGGAAAAACCAGAGGAATTACCGATCACAGACATGCTGTATGGCTTGCAGCAGCGGGATTATCAGGCCTACAGCAAGGCTGCCTACCAACTCTACACCCATCTTTTGGCGCCCATACTCCAGGAATATCCCAAAGAAAAGCTGATCATTATTCCCGATGACCAGCTAGGCTATATTCCTTTTGAATCACTGCTTACTCAGGCACCATTGGCAAAAGAAAACTACAAATCACTGCGCTACCTCGTACTTGATCATACGATTTCTTATCAGTATTCTGCCAACCTGCTGGCCTCTATCCAACATACCCCTGCTGGCTCAGGGGAGTATCAGCGTTCTTTTGCCGGTTATGCGCCTGCCTTTTCCAAGCAACAGAATCCCTTGTTGGCCACGCGCACGGCTACTGACCGTCAGCTGGCTGATGAATTAGAGGCCCTCCCTTTTGCAGAAGAAGAGGTTCAATCCATTGCACAAATTCTCAAGGGAGAAGCGCATATCCGAGGCTATGCCACGGAAAAGAATTTTAAAGCAACAGCGAGCGATAGCAGAATCATTCACCTTGCTTCTCATATGCTTATTGACGATCGTAACCCGCTTTACTCCAAACTTGTGTTTTCCCCCACTGAGGAAGGACAGGAAGATGGCTTATTGCATACCTTTGAACTATATAATATGCACCTCAAAGCCGAGATGGTCACACTCAGTGCCTGCAATACCGGGGTAGGAAAGCTAAAAAAAGGAGAGGGCATCATTAGCCTGGCCAGAGGTTTTATGTACGCGGGTGTACCCAATGTACTGATGAGCTTGTGGGCCGTATCTGACCGCTCTACTTCTGAACTTATGCAAAGTTTTTATCAGGCGCTGAGTGAGGGCGACAGCAAAGCCAATGCTTTACGTACTGCCAAACTTGCCTATCTGGAACAAGCCGATGCCAATACTGCTGCTCCTTATTACTGGAGCGGATTTGTACTGATCAGTAACAATCAGGATGTAGTGGAAAGCAAGTTTTCTGTACTATATTTTCTTCTTCCTCTGTTAGCGCTTATCTTGCTGGGCTGGTTATTTTTTAGACAAAAGATAGCCCGCAAGACTACTTAA